A region of Vicia villosa cultivar HV-30 ecotype Madison, WI unplaced genomic scaffold, Vvil1.0 ctg.000910F_1_1, whole genome shotgun sequence DNA encodes the following proteins:
- the LOC131632132 gene encoding probable mitochondrial adenine nucleotide transporter BTL3, whose product MSHLIKQNNKPSDSFFPGGLFLDTTTRPTSFITLIQSSSSSSNSATVSCFSWGIRKRVGTEFLRLEGGINGGSCFFSSLSLSINGTNADHSHRYTRESNEVSDQHQKKVEQDVYQEKEEEKESIRVNGSGAVNMTKHLWAGAFSAMVSRTFVAPLERLKLEYIVRGEQKNLVELIQTIAVSQGLKGFWKGNFVNILRTAPFKAINFYAYDTYKNKLVRMLGNEESTNFERFVAGAAAGITATLLCLPMDTIRTVMVAPGGEALGGVIGVFRHMIKTEGFFSLYKGLVPSIISMAPSGAVYYGVYDILKSAYLHSPEGMKRIQYMKEEGQELNALEQLELGTVRTLLYGAIAGCCAEAATYPFEVVRRQLQLQVQATRLNALATCVKIVEQGGVPALYAGLTPSLLQVLPSAAISYFVYEFMKIVLKVEST is encoded by the exons atgtCCCACTtgatcaaacaaaacaacaaacccTCAGATTCGTTCTTCCCAGGTGGTCTTTTCCTCGACACTACAACCCGTCCAACATCCTTCATTACCTTaattcaatcttcttcttcttcatccaattCAGCCACTGTTTCATGTTTTTCTTGGGGTATCAGAAAAAGGGTCGGTACCGAGTTTCTGCGGCTGGAAGGTGGCATTAATGGTGGCAGTTGTTTTTTCTCGTCCTTGAGTCTGTCAATAAACGGAACCAACGCAGATCATAGTCATAGATACACTCGAGAATCCAATGAAGTTTCAGACCAACACCAGAAAAAAGTGGAACAAGATGTGTATCAAGAGAAGGAGGAGGAGAAGGAGAGTATTCGGGTTAACGGATCCGGTGCTGTTAACATGACCAAACATCTCTGGGCTGGTGCTTTTTCCGCCATGGTCTCAAG GACTTTTGTTGCGCCGCTTGAGAGACTTAAGCTTGAATACATTGTTCGGGGAGAACAGAAAAATCTTGTTGAGCTCATTCAGACAATTGCGGTTTCTCAAGGGTTGAAAGGTTTTTGGAAAGGAAATTTTGTGAATATTCTTCGGACAGCGCCTTTTAAGGCTATAAATTTTTATGCCTATGATACATATAAGAATAAGCTGGTGAGAATGTTGGGGAATGAAGAGTCCACAAATTTTGAGAGATTTGTTGCTGGTGCTGCTGCAGGGATTACAGCTACTTTGCTCTGCTTGCCCATGGACACG ATAAGGACAGTTATGGTAGCACCTGGTGGTGAAGCATTGGGAGGTGTAATCGGTGTCTTCCGTCATATGATCAAAACGGAGGGCTTCTTTTCTCTTTACAAAGGTTTAGTACCCTCCATTATCAGCATGGCACCTTCAGGTGCTGTCTACTATGGTGTTTACGATATTTTAAAGTCTGCATATCTACATTCGCCCGAGGGAATGAAAAGAATCCAATATATGAAAGAAGAGGGTCAGGAGTTGAATGCTTTGGAACAACTGGAATTGGGCACCGTTAGAACTTTATTATATGGTGCTATTGCTGGTTGTTGTGCTGAAGCTGCTACATATCCCTTTGAAGTTGTAAGGAGACAGCTTCAATTGCAAGTTCAGGCTACTAGGTTGAACGCCCTGGCAACTTGTGTCAAGATTGTTGAGCAAGGAGGTGTTCCTGCTCTCTATGCAGGATTAACTCCCAGCTTATTGCAG GTGTTACCGTCTGCTGCTATTAGTTACTTTGTATACGAGTTCATGAAGATAGTTCTCAAAGTAGAATCAACTTAG